Proteins encoded in a region of the Xylocopa sonorina isolate GNS202 chromosome 1, iyXylSono1_principal, whole genome shotgun sequence genome:
- the Brun gene encoding trafficking protein particle complex subunit brun, which produces MRSAISVILSSPVPDNKMSHPDYEQTAHDHAALLLLLRPIGTQIKQKTVTRLCERIIKAGSRFTVADSTGGTREILARFVREHPVENNDWGDFQTHRRLLGLITFGKYDNQTELNELCRIHETLKVKYTATLYDSRAILFGPLESNNVHEPPTSFSTPSNFKTRAVFYTDETCPDLEVHVTECLNSLFWILESKRLERSREKIDRVSLLLAPFEKKDFIGLDLESRNNRKRCVGRMTKHLGDLCLQAGLPADALSNYNSAASVLQAVNDWLWLGAAFEGLCAASALVLYPNMCRSLPLQRNSSLQEGSPGKQRRGSQAVTILPTPPAIEVVKSTMPHILLPEEISKKYREAIVHYSKYQYAGIIETEASFKATRISIEQNCTLQAASYLNNVILINLPLSEQEKIDRFTTLSDLYTSFGFVRKASFCLRLAATRHVSQNNPNTDWQQCYNLMLQATSGFKLSLDPIDMSPENHRGWPVIQIQVINELVTAANRMGNPALATRHMTFLLQTMYNYLSPNERKETALQLQSVSQQCEGAPVPLVLDSGTVIPPANLTNIPKTKSFVLKNMQPHLQPQKIERVKEDHGPFLFTPINFGSLERKNISKSKVDYLWVEGDICEVSMQLINPLPFELHVSNMRLLTNGIVFESIPESITLPAESGPIAVTLAGRPKEVGDLEILGFSTHTLGVKSNCRLRYMEGMVHSQYTVEVVPALPRIEVTTSLPQTASFSSGDNIVTSASISLYGGESAECTVTITNSGQVPIETIELSVQSTLDAVTESKIFKWSDENLMAQLPLQPGANASLTLYLYAATDFIVSTSRNDISSSTYLSQPSSLMSHSGHSSLPSRLSSPSHTKRQSELTSSFRSGLSSLSGHSSLASSRLSKLAVPLHTSNVVEGQLKIKYSGGAGLIAGYCRISSVFITIEMLPSVQITSWDVLPAETPSQFYLVLDLTNMTNHEMELHYTQTKCIYMEGKEPCRIPVPVDRCPLNKLSMLNGAGDIRELQKVCSEHIASLVDLRWQLLGTESIGKATLSGITLTQDMLDLVRMSPLQWEIKINDTIVKAQDELTCNLGECVSIGIGICNALEHPLSDLTLSVNFYQDHHNGVNNYQLETRLSIAGANKVMLPALQEYGRVYHECRVVFFTAGQYKIDIQCNSKESAPNTPVLCSELINAGHTWRYIPPIEITVDDY; this is translated from the exons ATGCGCTCGGCTATCAGTGTTATCCTGTCGAGTCCGGTACCCGACAACAAGATGTCTCATCCTGATTACGAGCAAACTGCTCACGATCATGCGGCGTTACTTCTACTTTTGAGACCGATTGGTACGCAAATCAAACAAAAAACTGTTACTAGGTTATGTGAACGCATAATTAAAGCGGGCAGCAGATTTACAGTGGCCGATTCTACCGGTGGAACACGTGAAATCCTTGCCAGATTCGTTAGGGAGCATCCAGTTGAAAATAACGATTGGGGAGATTTCCAAACCCATAGAAGATTGTTGGGGCTGATCACTTTTGGCAAATACGACAATCAAACAGAACTGAACGAGCTATGTAGAATACATGAAACGTTGAAGGTAAAATACACTGCAACGTTGTACGATTCGCGCGCTATACTTTTTGGGCCACTCGAGTCGAATAATGTACACGAACCACCAACGTCATTTAGTACGCCATCGAATTTCAAGACTAGAGCTGTATTCTATACCGACGAGACGTGCCCTGACTTAGAAGTTCACGTCACGGAGTGCCTCAATTCTCTATTTTGGATTCTAGAATCCAAGAGATTAGAAAGGTCGAGAGAAAAAATAGATAGGGTCTCTCTTCTGTTAGCGCCTTTTGAGAAAAAAGATTTTATTGGACTAGACCTAGAGTCTAGAAATAATAGAAAACGATGCGTGGGTCGGATGACAAAACATTTGGGGGATTTGTGCCTTCAAGCTGGACTTCCAGCAGATGCTCTGAGTAATTATAATTCTGCGGCTAGTGTACTGCAAGCTGTAAATGATTGGCTCTGGCTAGGAGCAGCTTTCGAGGGTCTGTGCGCGGCATCTGCTTTAGTGTTGTATCCGAATATGTGTAGAAGTCTTCCATTACAAAGAAACTCTTCCCTGCAAGAAGGAAGTCCAGGTAAGCAGAG AAGGGGTTCACAAGCTGTAACTATTTTACCAACACCACCAGCTATAGAGGTGGTGAAAAGTACAATGCCACATATTTTATTACCTGAAGAAATATCCAAAAAGTATCGCGAGGCTATAGTTCATTACAGTAAATATCAGTACGCTGGAATAATTGAGACAGAAGCTAGCTTTAAAGCTACAAGAATTTCAATTGAACAAAACTGTACTTTACAAGCTGCTTCGTATTTAAATAATGTCATACTTATAAATTTGCCATTGAGTGAGCAAGAAAAA ATTGATCGATTTACTACATTATCAGATTTATATACAAGCTTTGGCTTTGTAAGAAAAGCATCGTTTTGCTTAAGATTAGCTGCAACAAGGCATGTGTCTCAAAATAATCCTAATACAGATTGGCAACAGTGTTACAATTTAATGCTGCAAGCTACCTCTGGATTTAAATTGTCTTTAGATCCTATAGACATGTCTCCCG AGAATCATAGAGGTTGGCCGGTTATTCAAATTCAAGTGATAAATGAACTCGTTACCGCCGCTAATCGTATGGGCAATCCAGCATTGGCAACGAGACACATGAcatttttacttcaaacgatgTACAATTATTTAAGCCCCAATGAACGTAAAGAAACCGCTTTGCAACTTCAAAGCGTGTCCCAGCAGTGCGAAGGCGCTCCGGTACCTCTT GTTTTAGACTCTGGCACGGTCATACCACCTGCGAACTTGACTAATATTCCGAAAACCAAATCGTTCGTTTTAAAAAATATGCAACCACACCTTCAGCCGCAAAAGATCGAAAGAGTCAAGGAAGATCACGGCCCATTTTTATTTACACCAATTAATTTTGGATCGTTAGAAAGGAAGAATATATCTAAGAGTAAAGTTG ATTACTTGTGGGTAGAGGGTGATATCTGTGAGGTATCGATGCAACTCATTAATCCCTTGCCGTTCGAACTTCACGTATCCAATATGAGACTTCTTACAAACGGCATAGTATTTGAATCAATTCCCGAAAGTATTACGCTTCCTGCCGAGTCAGGCCCAATCGCGGTAACATTAGCGGGCAGGCCTAAAGAAGTTGGAGATTTAGAAATTCTTGGATTTAGTACGCACACTTTAGGAGTGAAATCGAACTGTAGATTAAGATACATGGAAGGGATGGTTCATTCTCAGTATACAGTCGAAGTAGTCCCAGCATTACCGAGGATAGAAGTAACTACAAGTTTACCTCAAACTGCGAGTTTCAGCTCTGGGGACAATATAGTAACTAGTGCAAGTATATCGCTATACGGCGGGGAAAG cGCGGAATGTACTGTAACAATTACAAATAGCGGCCAAGTTCCTATTGAAACGATCGAATTATCAGTGCAATCAACGTTAGACGCGGTAACCGAaagtaaaatatttaaatgGAGCGATGAAAATTTAATGGCACAATTGCCATTACAACCTGGCGCTAATGCGAGTCTTACATTATATTTATATGCGGCTACGGATTTTATAGTATCTACGTCCCGAAATG ATATTAGTAGCAGTACATATCTCAGTCAACCGAGCAGTCTAATGTCTCATTCAGGGCACAGTTCGTTACCATCTAGATTAAGTTCTCCGTCACATACAAAGAGACAATCCGAGCTAACTTCCTCGTTCAGGTCAGGTTTAAGTTCCCTTTCCGGACATTCTTCCTTGGCCAGTTCTCGCTTATCAAAGCTTGCTGTTCCGTTGCATACTTCAAATGTTGTCGAAGGGcaattaaaaataaagtatTCAGGTGGTGCGGGCCTAATAGCAGGCTACTGTCGTATTTCGTCGGTCTTTATAACCATCGAGATGTTGCCTAGTGTACAAATTACAAGTTGGGATGTACTTCCGGCAGAGAC GCCATCGCAATTTTATCTCGTACTCGATTTAACGAATATGACTAATCACGAAATGGAATTGCATTACACGCAAACTAAATGTATTTACATGGAGGGTAAAGAACCTTGTAGAATTCCTGTGCCAGTCGATCGGTGCCCGCTTAATAAATTGTCCATG TTAAATGGGGCTGGTGATATCAGAGAACTTCAGAAAGTTTGTTCTGAACATATTGCCTCATTAGTTGATTTACGTTGGCAATTATTGGGCACAGAATCGATCGGGAAAGCGACACTTTCCGGCATTACACTGACCCAGGATATGTTAGATCTCGTTAGGATGAGTCCTTTACAGTGGG AGATTAAAATAAACGATACTATTGTTAAGGCGCAAGATGAACTTACGTGTAATTTAGGGGAATGCGTTAGTATTGGAATAGGAATATGTAATGCTTTGGAACATCCATTGAGTGATCTAACGCTGTCTGTCAACTTTTACCAAGATCATCATAATGGAGTGAATAATTATCAATTAGAGACGAGATTATCCATCGCTGGCGCTAACAAAGTCATGCTTCCAGCG CTACAGGAATACGGAAGAGTTTATCACGAATGTCGCGTAGTGTTCTTTACAGCTGGACAATATAAAAtagatattcaatgcaacagcAAAGAATCAGCCCCGAATACGCCGGTGCTATGCTCGGAATTGATAAATGCTGGACACACATGGCGTTATATACCACCGATAGAGATAACTGTTGACGATTATTAA
- the LOC143426066 gene encoding syntenin-1: protein MSLYPTLEDMKVDHMMKAQLQAQSEYNAPPAMPQQIEPSAPAYNSLSSTLYPMLGEYMGLELTEEVIAQNMPEYSIANRTMAVSVPATSGPLAGMVAPLSGQSLGLQRAQVTNGIRELILCKDKDGKIGLRVHAVNNGIFVCLVRQNSPAALAGLRFGDQILSINEVSVAGYTMEQVHKMLRNAEINGIKVVVRDRPFERTVTMHKDSMGYIGFQFKNGKIIALVKDSSAARNGLLTDHQILEINGKNVVGLKDKEITAEIEKGGDVITVTIIPSYIYEHMIKRMNNSLLKTLMDHSVPDV from the exons ATGTCTCTATATCCAACGTTAGAAGACATGAAGGTGGACCATATGATGAAG GCCCAACTGCAAGCCCAGTCAGAGTATAATGCTCCACCTGCAATGCCTCAACAAATTGAACCATCTGCACCTGCTTATAATTCTCTTTCTAGTACTTTGTATCCCATGTTAGGAGAATATATGGGTTTGGAACTTACAGAAGAAGTAATAGCACAAAATATGCCTGAATATTCTATTGCCAATCGTACT ATGGCAGTAAGCGTGCCTGCAACCTCGGGTCCTTTAGCAGGTATGGTTGCACCACTGTCTGGCCAATCGCTAGGATTACAAAGAGCACAAGTTACTAATGGCATAAGAGAG TTAATATTATGCAAAGATAAAGATGGAAAAATTGGCTTGAGAGTACATGCTGTAAACAATGGCATTTTTGTATGCCTGGTAAGGCAAAATTCACCTGCTGCACTAGCAGGATTACGGTTTGGTGATCAAATATTGAGTATTAACGAGGTCTCTGTTGCTGGATATACAATGGAACAAGTTCATAAAATGTTACGAAATGCTGAGATTAATGGGATTAAGGTCGTAGTAAGGGACAG ACCATTCGAACGCACAGTAACAATGCACAAAGACAGTATGGGATACATTGGATTTCAATTTAAAAATGGAAAGATAATTGCCTTAGTTAAAGATTCTTCGGCTGCAAGAAATGGACTTTTAACCGATCATCAAATACTAGAAATAAACGGAAAG AATGTTGTAGGTCTAAAGGACAAAGAAATTACAGCAGAGATCGAGAAAGGCGGAGATGTAATCACGGTAACGATTATTCCATCGTACATTTATGAGCATATGATTAAAAG AATGAATAACAGTTTACTGAAAACGTTGATGGACCATTCCGTGCCAGATGTTTAA